The following nucleotide sequence is from Chryseobacterium sp. CY350.
ATCTTCATTATAGGCTTCATGGTTAACTGGCAAATGCTCAATACGTTGATTCTGTATAAAGCTACGTTTTTTTTCACTTTTTAAAAATACAATTGCAGTATTAAGGGCAGTTCGGTAAAGCCAGGTTGAGAAATCACTGTTGCCTTTAAAATCTTTGTAGGATTTCCATGCCTGATAGATGATCTCCTGATAGAGGTCATTCTGATCGTCGAAATTATCCATGTACATTTTTGAAATCTTGAAAATCACACCTTTATGTTTTTCAATTTTTTCCAAAAAATCTTTTTCCTGTGACATTGTGTGCTAGGCTCTGACGGTTAGTATCGTTTTTTACTAAATGTTACAGAATATCGAAAATTTTTCTCTTGGATAATCTTGATTTTACTACTTTAATTTAAATAAATACTTAAATGAATGTTCAAAATCTGACAGAATCTATTATACGGGACAAAAATCTTGTTAAATCAAATTAGTAATCAATAGGAATAAAGAATAAAGAATAAAGAATAAAGAATAAAGAATCAAGAATAAAGAATAAAGAATAAAGAATAAAGAATAAAGAATATTAAGCCAAACCACAATAATATTTTAATTAAATACAGCTGAGTAGAAGACAAGATCAAATAATGATTTTAAGCATAAAAGTGATTCAGGAAAAGGTAATTTCCAGATTACTTAATTTGTTTTTTCCCGTCAATGGGTAAGATTACTGAGAACATAGTTCCTTCGTTTTTAGTACTTTTTACATTAATTTTTCCGCTGTGAAGATCAATGATTTCCTTGCAAAGATAGAGGCCGATCCCGAAGCCGGCTATGGATCTGCTGTTTTGATCTTTCACGCGGTAATATCGGTCAAATATCTGCTGTTGATCATCCTCAGGGATTCCAATACCATAATCCTGAACAGAAATTTTTAAGTCGTTCCCATCGGTTGCATATTCCACAGTAATCACTGTATCAAATGGAGAATACTTGATGGCATTACCGATAAGATTATGCAGTACCTGCGATATTTTATCGCGATCCGCCGTTAAAGAAATGTCGTCTGATTTTCTAAAAATAAAATTCCGCGAATGGTTGGTGGAGAGTATTTCGTCTTCAATCTCCGAGAATAACAACTTGAAATCGAAAACTGTTTTTTCAATATGCATTTGTCCGGAATCCAGTCTGGAAACGTTGAGAAAACCATTGATCATACTGTTCATATAATCTACCTGCTTTACAGATTTTTCAATGATAGTATGATGCATCGTACTTTCTGTTTGTACGCCTTTTCGTTGCAATAGCTGTAGATATGCCTTTAGAGAAGTTAATGGTGTTTTAAGCTCATGGCTTACCATTCCCATAAAATCATCTTTTCTTTCTTCTTCTCTTTTTTGTTGCGTAATATCTCTTAAAGTTCCATTAAGGCTTAAGGCATTTCCATCCTGATCATAAAAAACTCTTCCGTTAGCCTGTAGGAGCCGTATTTTATGATCTGCTTTATTTTGAATTTTATATTCAATGAAATAATTTCCATCAGAATTTGTTGCGAGTGAATTTGCAATTGCTGTTGAAACACGATCCCTGTCTTCCGGTAAAATGGCAGAGATGGCAACAGAAAGGTCTAAATTCTCATCAGAAGCTAATCCGAACCAAGATTTGAGAAGATTATTTCCTGAAAAAAGATTGGTCGCAGGTTGGTAATAGAAAGTAGCAAGTTCACCAGCGTCGATTGCCAAAGCCAGCATAGATTGGTCATTTTCATTTTTTCTCCGTGCTAAAACCTGCTCAGTGATCTCTTCGATAATCATCAATACACCAGAGATTTCGCCATTAGAAGAGAAGAAAGGCTGATATATAGAGTTGACGATCGCCTCTCGTAAACCATCATTATGTCGAAGTTTTACTGTAAACTCAGTATTAATTTTTGGTTTGCCACTTTGATAGACATCTCTCAACCAGTTGTTGACGGGCTGATCTCTTAATTCCGGCCGTGCAGTTTCATGCGGATATCCAATGACTTCCGACTCAGTGCGACCCCAGATGGAAAGTATAGCAGGATTGGCGATCTCAATAATATGCTCTGGTCCTTTCAACATTGCAATTCCGACAGGTGCCTGTTCAATAATCGTGCGAATGTACTCTTTACTTTCAGCAAGCTGTCGAAGGGAACTGCTAAGTTCTTCGTTGGTTGCCGTCAGTTCTTCAAGTGTCGCGGCCATTTCTTCATTCAGTGAATGCTCTCTTTCTTCCTTCTCCTTTATCTGCTGCAAAAATTCACGACGAGCGGTTACCTCAAGTGCTGTATTGAGAATACACCATGTTTTATTGTTTTCGTCTGTGATCGCTTTATATTCGTAATCAAAAAAATCCAGCGTTTCAATTCCATTTTTGATAAGTTTTGCCGGAGCCTCATGTACTGAGTAATCTTTACCGGTTCGCCAGACTTCCCGGAGTAAAGCTAAAAATGGTTGTCCTTCAAGCTCTGGAAGTGCTTCCATCAAAGTTTTTCCTATCACAGACGAATCTTTGCCCCAAAGTGCCAACATGCCTTCATTTGCAAAATGGATGAGCATATTTTCATCTGAATAAATGGCAGCGGGAGATGGTGATAAAGCTAATGCCTTGATCAGTAAATCTGCGCTAAAGCTTTTGTCGGACAAAGTTTCTTGGGTGCTCATAGATAAAACAAAGATAGTAAAACTCTTGTAGTTGCCGTCAAATCGTGGTATCTGAATTAAAGAAAATTTATAAACCGTATCGCGACGGAAATATACTTCTTTAATTTAAAAAGTACAAATATGATATTTAGAATATAATTTTTTTGCTATTATCGCTTTTATCAGATTCAATTTCCAGATGTAGCATGAACCTGATGAATAGTATTTAAATATATCAATAAACACGAGAGTTAATCTTAAATCATTTTGAAACTAAAAATCTTGATATTTATAAATTACATTTTGCTGTTAAACTATTCTTTTCGATTTAAATTATGACATTTAGTATTTAAATTCTTTTTATAAATTGGGAAAGTCCGCTAATGGTTTTCATGAAAGATTTTTATCAAACATAATAATTATAAAAGGTTTAGAAAAATTATCAATAGAAAAGCCACTCGAAAGAATGGCCTTGTGATCAATATTATTATGATTAATTGTTGAGCATTTTATATTATTTAACCGTAATCGACATATTCGGGACAACAATATCTCCTGTAGATCCGGAGTAACGTTGCGCAAATATTTCTACATAATCATTATTTGTGAGTTCTGTAGTACCGTTGATTGGGATGACGACAATATCGTTAATCGCCGATCCTCTGCCGTATACCTTAGACGTACCCAACACAGTTCCGTTTTTAGCAATATATATAATGTAAGTACCTGCTGCAGGAACCTGAAAAGATACCGAACCCGTGATCTGAAATATCCTTCTGTTTTTTCCCAAGTATTTTAACCGGTTAGGAACTCCGTCGGTTGAAAATCTAAATAAGTTAGTGGAAGTAGAGATTGATGTGGTGGTACCGATTTTTACAATATTACTTGGGTTACTGTTGTTGAAGCTAACTCCAATGCCATTTCCCACAGCATAATCCACAGTGAAATCTCCTACAGCCACGTTGTCGGATTCTGTAGGGATGCCAGAAGATCTTACGATCCAGTTGTTGTTAAAATTATAGCCGGGAAATGTTCCCGAAGTATATGGTTTAATGTAACCTGCGGTATTTGTGCCTGTAAAAACTACCGATTCCAGAATTCCGCTTCCTACTGCTAAACCGGCTGTCGAAACATCAAATCCGGTTGCTGACGCACTTTCTACATGAGTAAATCCTCCTTGTTTTTCAATAAGGCTGAAAGTACCGGAAAATTTTTCATAAGTACCCGAATTATTAGCAAACCAACCTAGGTTGCTGAGCAGCAACTGAGAGATATTGTTGTAAGTAATTCCGGCCGTGTTTCCGGTAAATTGTACAATGCTTAAGAATACAAGTCCAAAACCGGAAATAGTTCCTACTGAATTGGAACCAGCGACCACACAGTCTCTAAAGATAAGATTTTGCGCTGCGGTGCCACTAAGGTTGAAAACATTTCCTCCTGAAGCAGTCAGTGTAACATTTTTGATGCTTCCACCCGTTGCGCCGTCGAAAATATTTCCTGTCGGCCTTCTAATGATGTCATTATTGGTGTCAATTCCTTGAATATAAGAATTATTGATGTCAATCGGAAAGTCAAACTGCACAGAACCATTAATTTCATACAAGGTGTCTGCATTCATGACATATTTCGATCCTCCGCCTGCTGCTAATTCGGCAGCTAAAACTGTAGCCAAAACGTCAGTTGACTTAATACGTTTAAAATTTGATCGTGCTGTAAGACCGCTGTTTACTGCAGACCATGCTGAGGTTGAAGTTGAGTAATAATGGAAAAGTTTCAATGTGGTATCGTAAACGAGAAGTCCGTCAGCGGGAGCCGTTATAGCATTTCTCTGCGCTGTCGTCATTCTGGGAGCCAACATTCCTTTTGTTGTAGAGCTGAGATCCAATATAGAACTGGCATCCGGAGTTGCGGTACCAATTCCTACCTGAGATTTTACTGAAGTAAAGCAAATAACGAATATCAGCAGTAAAATAGTCTGGAAAGTCCGGAATTTTAGAGTTTTGGTCATAATAGATGTAATTTAATTATTAAATATCACGGCAATTTTAGTCCGATATGGTCTTGACTATTCTTTAAAATCTAATTATTGAATATCTACTATCGGTGTAAAGAAATTTACTTTTCCTACTTATGTGATATTTTCAAAGTTACTACAATTTTTTAATTATAACTATTTATAGTAATGAAATAATTATTTATAAATTTTTATTATTGAATTATTAATAATTATGATTACTAAATTTTGATAATTTAGCAAATTCAATGTTACTAATGAAAGATGAAAAGATGGTTTATTTACTTAGAATTTCAAGCGTGGTAAAGCTTATGTTTTAAACTGTATAAGAAGAATTATGGAAATTCTTCTCGGTCATAGCTGGTAATTCCCTGCAATCTTGAAGGTACGTTTGTAACATTTTCTTAAAAATACATTAATGATTAAAATAGAAATAGATCATTTTTTGTGCTGATTACATGAACATGTATTTATAAATTGCGGAAGAATCGCTAAAATCTTTTTGTGATTATGCGGTTTTTTACAATAAGTAAATTGATAGTAAAGCGATAATTTAGATAGAAAAGGTAATTATATTTCGGATCATGTGATTACAAATGTCCTTCAGGCAACGGAAGATTATTTTTTTTGATAAAGTCTAGTAACTCATGATATTTTTTGGCGAGATCGCCTTCTGCGCATTGGTCTGAAATACTGCAGACTTCAGAAGGTTTTATCTTTAGAATAGAAGATACTTTAGTCAGAATTTCGAGATTGATTTTTACTTTAGAATTTTCGATATCCGAATATGCTTTTTGTGAAATTCCCATTTCGAAAGCCATATATTCCTGAGTAAGATCTCTTTCTCTTCTTATTTTTCTGATGCTTTGTCCACAAACTTTCATCGGCTTTTCTTTAGTAGTTTTTGGTATATTTTAGAAGCTTTGCTAATAGTTCCAGACAAAGTTACACATTACCTTTGACAAATCATTGAAGGGTTCAGATGACATTTTTCTCAGCCTCTTTAACGAATTTATTTTTTAATATTTCTGGGAAACAGACATTCTTACAACAAACTGGAATTATGAACACGCAACAATTTCACTATGACAATAATATTGTCAGGGCATTTATCTATGCCACGCTCGCATTCGGAATTATTGGTTTTATTTTAGGACTTACAGCAGCCTTAATGCTGTTTTATCCTGAATTACCCGAATTTTTATTCGGAACCGACGACACAACGATACAGAGTCTACGAAGCGGAAATATTCAGGGACTGATCAATTCGCAGGGAGCCTTCGGATTTGGTAGAATCAGAATGCTTCATACGAGCGCGGTTATTTTTGCATTTGTCTGTAATTCATTCTTTTGCGGAGCTTATTACAGTATGCAAAGATTACTGAAGACCAGAATGTACAGCGATACATTATCGTGGGTTCATTTCTGGACCTGGCAAATCATGATCATTGCCGTTGTTATCACTTTTCTTATGGGAATCAATACCTCAAAAGAATACTCTGAACACGAATGGCCGATTGATATTCTGATTACTTTTTCGTGGGTAATCTTCGGAATTAATATGTTTGGAACTATTGTCAAAAGAAGAGTGCGACATCTTTATGTTGCGATTTGGTTCTACATCGCAACTTGGATCGCGGTAGCGATGCTTCATATTTTTAATAATCTGGAAGTTCCATTATCATTTACAGGCTGGAAATCTTACTCAGCATACGCAGGCGTAAAAGATGCTATGGTTCAATGGTGGTACGGTCACAACGCAGTCGCCTTCGTTCTTACAACACCTGTTTTGGGATTAATGTATTACTTCATGCCCAAAGCTGCGGATCGACCTGTATTTTCGTATAAATTATCTATCATCCACTTTTGGTCTCTCATCTTCGTTTATCTTTGGGCAGGACCTCATCACCTTCAATATACCGCTTTACCTGCTTGGGCTCAGGCAGTTGGAACAGGATTTTCTATCATGCTGATTGCGCCCTCATGGGGCGGAATGCTCAATGGACTTTTGACTTTAAGAGGAGCATGGGATAAGGTAAGAGAGAACCCTATCCTCAAATTTTTTGTTGTTGCCGTTACCTGCTACGGAATGGCTACTTTCGAAGGACCTTTATTAGCAACGAAATCTTTAAATAAAATTGGTCACTATACCGATTGGGTCATTGGTCATGTACATTTAGGAGCTTTAGGATGGAACGGTTTTATGGCATTCGGGGTGGTATATTATCTGGTTCCGGTGATGTGGAAAACAGAAATTTGGTCAAAGAAACTGGCGAACTGGCATTTCTGGCTGGGGACATTAGGAATTATTTTCTATGCGGTTCCGATGTACATTGCAGGATTTACACAGGGATTGATGTGGAAACAATTTAATCCGGACGGTACTTTACTCTGGAAAAACTGGCTCGATACCGTGACGGCAATCATTCCTTATTTTAAATTAAGATTTTTAGGAGGTCTTTTCTATCTGGCTGGAGCTATACTAATGGTTATCAACGTTGTGAAAACAATAAAAGCAGGTTCGTTCCAAAAAAACGTTGCCGCAGAAGCGCCCGCATTGGCAAACATAGGTACCGCAAGGAAACAGGGCGAAGGCGTACATCTTTGGTTAGAAAGAACACCGCATCTGTTATCAATTTTAGCTTTTTTAGCGATAGCAATTGGTGGATTGGTAGAAATAGTTCCTACTTTGACGGTGAAGAGTAATTTACCTCAAATCTCAGCAGTAAAACCCTACACGCCTCTTGAATTGGAGGGAAGAGACCTGTATATCCGCGAAGGTTGTAATTCCTGTCATTCACAAATGATACGGCCTTTCAGAGACGAGGTTATGCGATTCGACGGTAAAAACGGACAGTATTCTAAAGCGGGAGAGTTTGTCTACGACAGACCTTTTCTCTGGGGATCGAAAAGAACAGGACCGGATTTGCAGAGAGAAGGCGGCAGAAATCCGGATTCCTGGCACTTCAAACACATGTACAATCCAAGAATTACTTCAGCAGGATCAATTATGCCCCGTTTTCCGTGGCTGATTACCAATCAACTGAACCGTGATCAGATGGTTGATAAAATTAAAATGATGAAAAATACTTTCGATATGCCTTATACAAAAGCACAGATCGATTCTGCAGATCGGTGGGCAGATAATCAGTCGAGTGCGATTGTGAGAAGAATCTATGCAGAAGCTGCCGACGTAAAAGAGCAGATGGAAAAAGAAAAAAGCGTAAAAAGAGATGCCTTTATTCCCCTCGAAAAAAGAGAAATCATTGCTATCATCGCTTATCTGCAAAGATTGGGTACAGACATCAGAACAAGTGATATTAAAACTGCGAGCACGCAATAATCGATCGTAAAATTTAATTAAAATGAAAAAAAGAGCACCAGTTTCAATACACATTTTTGTAACATTCGGTTTGTTAATCATGGCTTTCGAAATGTTTGCAGGTGATTCAGATTATTTGTCATCACCGCTTTTCTGGACATTGATTCTCATAGTAACCATTCTTTTGTTGATTATGAATTCAATTGAAGATTTGGTAGAAAATGAAAATTTTAAAAAACTCTCAGAAGAGGAGAAGCAGCTGTTTTTAAAAGATAAATCAACGGTATATTTTGAGAAGCTCTGGAATTCGGCCTTCAAAAAACAATCTCAGTCCGAAGAAAAAGATATTTTGATTGATCATGGTTTTGACGGCATTACCGAACTTGATAACGCTTTGCCCAGATGGTGGATCGGTCTATTTTATTTTGGAATTATTTTCTGCGCCGTTTATATGACCGCATTTGCTTTTACTGATTACGCTCACCCCGATGCTGAATTAAATGAAGAAACAAAGATACAGCTCGCCTCAATCAACGAATATGAGAAAAATACACCGGCTATTGATCTTCAAACTGCAAAGTACAATGCAGATTATATTACGGAAGGTGAGCAACTATTTAAAGCCAACTGCGTGAGTTGTCATTCCGAAGGTGGAAAAGGTGGTATTGGTCCCAATCTGACAGATAAATACTGGATCAATATTAAAGAAAAAACAGTATTCAGAAATGTTTTCTGGATGCTTGAAAACGGCTCGCCCAATAATCCTGCCATGAGACCATTCATCAAAGAAGGAACCATTACAGGGAAAAATGCGGAAAAAATAGCTGCATATATTCATCATATTAATCAGGAAAAAGCTCCGATTTCGGAGGCTTTGGGCGGCGCCGCTCCTCAGGGTGAACCCGCAAAGTGGGAGCAGATTAGTTCTGCAGAATGACAAATCAACTTTAAAAAAAATTGCCCTTATCGATTATAACTTTTTTCTATTCACTTTTTATCTCCATGAGTTAAGTGATAAGGGCATTTTAAATTCAAATAAAATTTATTAAAGACGACTAATGAATACTAAATCAGTACACACTTTTCATATTCCGGTAATGGGATTAGCTTATACTATAGATACGCCCATTCGCCTTGCCCACTACGGAATTTCTTCTGTAATTTCTATTGTAGACGACGAGATCATTGAGAAAATGAGAATTTTTTACAGTGAAAAATTTAAGTTAAAATGGAAACCTATTTCTACGAAAAATTCGGATTACCGCGCTGAAAGAATAACTGCATATCTTAATCTGGTGGATGATATTGTGAATGAGAAATTTACTGCATTTAAAAAAGATCTTGTCAGGAACAACGAAGTTTTGCAAAAGTTTATCGGGATGCTTCCGGATTTTACACCTGTAAAAACAAGATTACTGCAATTTATTTCTCAAAATAGTACGGATACACAAACATTAAACGAATATGTGAATACCAATCTCTCACCCGGAAGTATTGATGTAAATATTATGACTAAAATTGATAAAGAAAATTTTAGAAATGGCGAACAATTAAAAATTGATTATAACGACGCACATGCTTCTTTGCGCGGTTTTGCAAAAAGTAAATTATCTTCGTCAGTGGTGCTTTCTGCAGGTTTTAATCCTAAATTATTAAGCTACATAGAACAATTTGAAGATTTTTACCAAGATCGTAATAATGAATGTAAGAAAAAGATTATTATCAAAGTCAGCGATTTCAGATCTGCAATGGTTCAGGGAAATTTTTTAGCAAAAAAAGGTTTGTGGGTTAGTGAATACAGAATTGAATCAGGATTAAATTGCGGCGGACATGCATTTGCCACAGACGGTTTTTTACTGGGGCCAATTCTTGAAGAATTTAAACAGAGAAAAAGCGAGTTGATTGCATCGGCTTTTGCGTTGATGGTTAATGCATTACAGCATAAAAACAAATCTATTCCCGTAGAACCTCCACTGATGAAAATTACCGTACAGGGTGGAATTGGCACTGCGGAAGAACATCGTTTCCTCTTAGAAAACTATGATGTAGACAGTGTCGGCTGGGGTTCACCATTTTTACTCGTTCCTGAAGCAACTTCCGTAGACTCCGAGACCAGAAAATTATTGGCACAGTCACAGGAAAATGATTTTTACCTCAGTAATATCTCTCCGTTAGGTGTTCCTTTTAACACCATCAGGAATTCTTCCAACGAAACTATTATGAGATCAAAAATCCTTAAAAAGAAATACGGCAGCTCGTGTCCTAAAAAATTTCTGGCTTTAAACAAAGAATATTCTCAGCTAGGTCTTTGTACGGCTTCTAAAAAGTATCAGGATCTGAAACTTGAGGAGCTGCTCACGACGGAAAATCATGTAAATCCGGAAGAAAGCGCAAAAGATCAAGAGAAAATTACTGAGAAATCTTGTCTGTGTGTAGGTCTTGTAAATTCGGCTTATATAGAACAGGGGATCGAAATAAAGGGTGAAAAACAGGGGGTTATAATTTGTCCGGGACCCAATTTAGCTTATTTCGACAAAGAAATACCTATGTCAAAAATGATACATCATATTTACGGCCACACTAATATTCTTTCTGATTTTTACCGACCTCATTTTCTCATTAAAGAACTGAATTTATATGTAGATTACTTTTTAAAAAGCGTTGCTGGTTTATCGGGTTTAAATTTGCCGGAACAAAAAAAATGGAACCGCTTCAGGCAAAATATCCTAGACGGAATTGCGTATTATGAAGATTTGTTTAAACATTCTCCATTTTTTAAGCTTCAGTCAAAAATTATTTCTGGCGAACTTCAAAAATATAAACTAATAGTAGAGGAAAACTGCAGTACAAAAATCAATTAGTACAGCTTTATCATTACCAATTTAAAGATTTCATAGAATCCTGTTTTAAATTTTATTTAAAAGATAGATCATTTCATTAGAAAGATCTATCTTTTTACAAACGGTAATGTTTCTTAATCTGGATAGGTCGCTTTAGGATACGTGGTGTATCCGTTTTCTCCTCCGGAATAAAAGGTTTCCCGATCGCTTAATGATAAAGGCAAATTATATCTGAACCGTTCAGCAAGATCAGGATTGGCAATAAACGGCTCTCCAAAAGAAACAAGAACTGCGTCGCCTTCTTCAAGAATTGCATTGGCGCTGTCTTTTGAAAAACCTAAATTAGCTAAGATTCTTCCGCTGTAATTCTTCCGGAAATGAGAGAAATAATTTTCTTGTAATTCTCTAACCGGAGTATCTGATAAGTCTTCTGATGGCCCCACAACGTGCACAAAAGCTAAATTGTACAGGCTAAGTTTGTTTAAAATATATTTAAATAAAGCGATCGTTTCAACATCAGGCTTTACAATTCCCACACTGCTAAGCATCACTGGACTGAATTTTATCGCAACTCGTTCAGAATCCCAAACTTCCGTGACGGCATCCAGAATTTCAAAGATAATACGGGAGCGGTTTTCAATACTACCGCCATATTCATCAGTACGTATATTGCTAGCGATACTCAGAAATTGTGGAATAAGCATTCCGGCAATTGCGTGAATCTCAACGCCATCAAAACCAGCATCTTTTGCATTTTGAGCAGCTGTTTTATAGTCCTGAATAGTTTTTTTTATTTCGTCAACAGTAAGTTCGCGTGGCGTAACGGTACTTTTGAAACCCTCCGGAGTAAAAGATTGCGATTGTATATTGATGGCCGACGGTGCGACAGGAATTTCTCCGTTTTGCAGATCCGGGTGTGCTCCGGCGCCAATATGTCCCAATTGAGAAAAGATCAATCCACCGTTAGCATGCACAGCTTTTGTTACTGTTTTCCAACCTTCAACTTGCTCCCGAGTATAAATTCCGGGAACATTTATAAAACCTATAGATTGAGGATTTACCCAGGTTCCTTCCGATAATATCAATCCTGCGGTAGCTCGCTGGGCATAATATTCTGCCATTATTGCCGTGGGAACCAAACCGGAATTTGTAGCTCGCGCGCGGGTGAGTGATGCCATCACAATTCGGTTTTTTAATGTTAAATCTCCTAACTGATATTCTTCTAAGAGCAGCTGTACTATATTGTTCATTGTTATTTATTTAAAATTGATTTTGCAAAGTTCATTCAATAACAACAAAATAACAATATGGGTAAAATTAAGACCATGGGGATAAATTTCTCCCTATGATTCTCAAAAAATATAATGTATTTTTGTTTAAATATCAAGTTATGTACGAAAGAAAAATCCCTCTTACTATTGATTGTGGTCTGCATCTTACGAGAGAAATCCTCAACGGAAAATGGAAACCTGCGTTACTCAATGCGATCTCTATGAACGTAAAGCGGCCAAGCGAAATGCTGAGAGTTCTACCAGAGGCCACGCGCAGGGTGATCAATGTACAATTAAAAGAACTCGAAGAGCACGGAATAATTGAGAAAAAGGTTTACCATCAGTTGCCTCCCAAAGTAGAGTACTCGCTTACTGAATTAGGATGGTCATTGATGCCGATTATTGATGCAATGAATATTTGGGGTGATAAAAACAGGAATTTTCTTGAAAAAGTAATTGCTCAGGATCCCAAAACCAAAGAGGTTTCAAAATCTCCTTGTGAACTCATTCAGCCAAAAAAAATCAACGA
It contains:
- a CDS encoding RNA polymerase sigma factor, which encodes MSQEKDFLEKIEKHKGVIFKISKMYMDNFDDQNDLYQEIIYQAWKSYKDFKGNSDFSTWLYRTALNTAIVFLKSEKKRSFIQNQRIEHLPVNHEAYNEDDDRNMKIMYEAIHELSAIDKALIFFFLEDFSGKEIAVQLGITEVNARVKLNRAKSKLKDIIDKKKII
- a CDS encoding PAS domain-containing sensor histidine kinase, with the translated sequence MSTQETLSDKSFSADLLIKALALSPSPAAIYSDENMLIHFANEGMLALWGKDSSVIGKTLMEALPELEGQPFLALLREVWRTGKDYSVHEAPAKLIKNGIETLDFFDYEYKAITDENNKTWCILNTALEVTARREFLQQIKEKEEREHSLNEEMAATLEELTATNEELSSSLRQLAESKEYIRTIIEQAPVGIAMLKGPEHIIEIANPAILSIWGRTESEVIGYPHETARPELRDQPVNNWLRDVYQSGKPKINTEFTVKLRHNDGLREAIVNSIYQPFFSSNGEISGVLMIIEEITEQVLARRKNENDQSMLALAIDAGELATFYYQPATNLFSGNNLLKSWFGLASDENLDLSVAISAILPEDRDRVSTAIANSLATNSDGNYFIEYKIQNKADHKIRLLQANGRVFYDQDGNALSLNGTLRDITQQKREEERKDDFMGMVSHELKTPLTSLKAYLQLLQRKGVQTESTMHHTIIEKSVKQVDYMNSMINGFLNVSRLDSGQMHIEKTVFDFKLLFSEIEDEILSTNHSRNFIFRKSDDISLTADRDKISQVLHNLIGNAIKYSPFDTVITVEYATDGNDLKISVQDYGIGIPEDDQQQIFDRYYRVKDQNSRSIAGFGIGLYLCKEIIDLHSGKINVKSTKNEGTMFSVILPIDGKKQIK
- a CDS encoding helix-turn-helix domain-containing protein; the protein is MKVCGQSIRKIRRERDLTQEYMAFEMGISQKAYSDIENSKVKINLEILTKVSSILKIKPSEVCSISDQCAEGDLAKKYHELLDFIKKNNLPLPEGHL
- the ccoN gene encoding cytochrome-c oxidase, cbb3-type subunit I; translation: MNTQQFHYDNNIVRAFIYATLAFGIIGFILGLTAALMLFYPELPEFLFGTDDTTIQSLRSGNIQGLINSQGAFGFGRIRMLHTSAVIFAFVCNSFFCGAYYSMQRLLKTRMYSDTLSWVHFWTWQIMIIAVVITFLMGINTSKEYSEHEWPIDILITFSWVIFGINMFGTIVKRRVRHLYVAIWFYIATWIAVAMLHIFNNLEVPLSFTGWKSYSAYAGVKDAMVQWWYGHNAVAFVLTTPVLGLMYYFMPKAADRPVFSYKLSIIHFWSLIFVYLWAGPHHLQYTALPAWAQAVGTGFSIMLIAPSWGGMLNGLLTLRGAWDKVRENPILKFFVVAVTCYGMATFEGPLLATKSLNKIGHYTDWVIGHVHLGALGWNGFMAFGVVYYLVPVMWKTEIWSKKLANWHFWLGTLGIIFYAVPMYIAGFTQGLMWKQFNPDGTLLWKNWLDTVTAIIPYFKLRFLGGLFYLAGAILMVINVVKTIKAGSFQKNVAAEAPALANIGTARKQGEGVHLWLERTPHLLSILAFLAIAIGGLVEIVPTLTVKSNLPQISAVKPYTPLELEGRDLYIREGCNSCHSQMIRPFRDEVMRFDGKNGQYSKAGEFVYDRPFLWGSKRTGPDLQREGGRNPDSWHFKHMYNPRITSAGSIMPRFPWLITNQLNRDQMVDKIKMMKNTFDMPYTKAQIDSADRWADNQSSAIVRRIYAEAADVKEQMEKEKSVKRDAFIPLEKREIIAIIAYLQRLGTDIRTSDIKTASTQ
- a CDS encoding cbb3-type cytochrome c oxidase N-terminal domain-containing protein, producing the protein MKKRAPVSIHIFVTFGLLIMAFEMFAGDSDYLSSPLFWTLILIVTILLLIMNSIEDLVENENFKKLSEEEKQLFLKDKSTVYFEKLWNSAFKKQSQSEEKDILIDHGFDGITELDNALPRWWIGLFYFGIIFCAVYMTAFAFTDYAHPDAELNEETKIQLASINEYEKNTPAIDLQTAKYNADYITEGEQLFKANCVSCHSEGGKGGIGPNLTDKYWINIKEKTVFRNVFWMLENGSPNNPAMRPFIKEGTITGKNAEKIAAYIHHINQEKAPISEALGGAAPQGEPAKWEQISSAE
- a CDS encoding alkene reductase, producing the protein MNNIVQLLLEEYQLGDLTLKNRIVMASLTRARATNSGLVPTAIMAEYYAQRATAGLILSEGTWVNPQSIGFINVPGIYTREQVEGWKTVTKAVHANGGLIFSQLGHIGAGAHPDLQNGEIPVAPSAINIQSQSFTPEGFKSTVTPRELTVDEIKKTIQDYKTAAQNAKDAGFDGVEIHAIAGMLIPQFLSIASNIRTDEYGGSIENRSRIIFEILDAVTEVWDSERVAIKFSPVMLSSVGIVKPDVETIALFKYILNKLSLYNLAFVHVVGPSEDLSDTPVRELQENYFSHFRKNYSGRILANLGFSKDSANAILEEGDAVLVSFGEPFIANPDLAERFRYNLPLSLSDRETFYSGGENGYTTYPKATYPD
- a CDS encoding winged helix-turn-helix transcriptional regulator gives rise to the protein MYERKIPLTIDCGLHLTREILNGKWKPALLNAISMNVKRPSEMLRVLPEATRRVINVQLKELEEHGIIEKKVYHQLPPKVEYSLTELGWSLMPIIDAMNIWGDKNRNFLEKVIAQDPKTKEVSKSPCELIQPKKINEHSK